CACAAGGGGTGATGGGAGATGGCCAGGGCCAGACTCAAGGGGTGATGGGAGATGGTCAGGGCCAGACATGAGAGGTCCAGGGCCAGACATTAGGGGGAATAGGAGAGGGTCAGATATTAGTCTTGATAGGAGAGGCCCAGGGCCAGACATGTTGGGTGAAAGGAGAGGGCCAAACATGAGAGATCCAGGGCCTGACACGAGGGGTCCAGGGCTAGACATGGGTCAAGAAATGCGAGCCCCAGATCCAGACATGAGAAGTCCAGATATAAGAGGAGATCACTTCACAACAACAAATCATTTTGGAGGATCAAGGGGTGTACAAAGTCCTGGTTTCCATGGCCCCAGGGGTCCTCGTCCCTCGAGGTTCAACCAGCCCAGAGGCTCATCTCGAGGGTATTTCCCAGACAATGGGGGGCAGCCACGGTTTGACGGTCCACGGCTAGTGGTAAGACCGTTAAGGCCTAAAGGAGGTTTACTCCCCACTCCCCCGGAGGGCCTCATGAGTTTGCCGAACAACAGCCCGGATGCTTTTAGAGAAGACCAGTGGCGGAACAGTCACTCGCCTGATACGAGGAGAACAAGCCTACCCATAGAAGACTGTGAAATTAGAAACTATGGAGACAGAGAAAACAACTCTGAAGAACGTGGCCGTGGTGTTAACCCCCGAGATAGGGTTAACTTCCAGGGCACAGCGCCCTGCTTGTCCCAGGGGAGGCAGTTGCCTGAGGACAATGGGAGAGAGCGGGGTGGCAGTCATGgaagacagggggacagggggacaggtaGGCTTgtgagtagggagagagaaagggttagAGGGAGCGAAGTAGACAGGCCCAGAGAGGAGGTAGATGAAAAGCAAAAGACACCCACAGAAAAGGACAGAGACATTGGCAGAGCCACAAGCAGAGAAGGAGAGGCAAACAGAGGTGTTAGTCTGCACAACCGTTCACTCTCAAAAGACCATGACCGAGACATTTTAAAGGATGGAAGTGGAAAGAAAGAAGAACAAATGGAGGGAAAGGGTAAAACGGTTGAATTAACAGAAACGCCCCAGGTAGACACGCCCCAGGTAGACACGCCCCAGGAAGACACGCCCCAGGAAGACACACCCCAGGACAGCAAAGGGCCTGTTTGACTGGAGACTACTGTTAACAGAAATGCATGGACTAAGTTTGAAGTTGGTTCAGTTCATAATGTACTACGTAGTCGTTTTCACTACATCATAAAACACCCTTAACTTTTTGAATGTCATGACTGATGTACCTTGTTTCATTCAATTTAGTTTTAAAATTGTACAAATTATGTGCTTTTCAGAATTTCCAGATTAAAACTCATGTCAAGTCAAACATAATAGATATGTACATTTGTGTTTATGGATATTTtttggtctttttttttttataagtcCAAACCTATTGAGCCATACTGCTGTCATCTATTCACTGATTAGAAAAAGCCTTCATGTTGTATCATCTCATGATAATTATGTTTTAGAATAAACCTTTTTTTTTACTCTGTTTTAATTTGTTGAACCGAGGCCAATAAAAACAGTAAAGGAATGATCATACTTGCATTTAATTTGAACCACAATCAATTATCAGCTTTGTCTGATAGACATTTTGCCTAATAATTTAAGTATGCATATGTTTGAGTTTTGCTTGCAATGCAAATTGATTGAATATTAGAATTATTGTGTAGCCTATGCATAATCAAAAGGTCCTGCCATATTATCTTTGGTCAAGCCTTGGGGCATTATTAACCTAAACTCAGGCCCACAGTGAAAGCACTTTCTCAGTTATGAGTTTATCCACTCAGCTCTGTGCTGTAGTTTAATTCCAACTCTTGCTCCTGTGGTTGATGCTTTGGGGTCTTTGCGCCTCATTTAAAAATGACATGAAATTACACATACATGGACCCCAATAACTACGGTAAACTAAACAAACAATCAAATgtatatttataaagccctttttacatcagccaatgtcacaaagtgctgtacaaaaacctagcctaaaaccccaaacagcaagaaatgcaggtgtagaagcacggtggctaggaaaaactccctagaaaggccaaaacctaggaagaaacctagagaggaaccagactctgaggggtggccagtcctcttctgtgcccggtggagattataacagaacatggccaagatgttcaaacattcatagatgaccagcagggtcaaataataatcagagTGGTCATCACATAGGAGTCATcaagccaggtagtcctgaggcatggtcctagggctcaggtcctgagagagaaagaaggaggagaaagatagaattagagggagcatacttaaattcactcaggacacaggataagacaggagaaatactccagataaaacagactgaccctagccccctgacataaactattgcagcataaatactggaggctgagacatggGGGATCGGGAGACATTGTGGCACTGACCGACGATAccaccggacagggccaaacaggcaggatataaccccacccactttgccaaagcacagcccccacaccacgagagggatatcttcaaccaccaacctactaccctgagacaaggccaagtatagcccacgaCTACATGGCTATCATCTGctgctacatacagtgccttcggaaagtattcagaccccttgactttttccacattttgttacgttacagccatattgtGAAAtgcataaaataaaaaaaatactcagcaatctacacataataccccataatgacaaagtgaaaaaagtttttgcagaaatgtttgctaatgtattaaaaatgaaacagataccttatttacataaggattcagacactttgctatgagacttgaaattaagctcaggtgcatcctgtttccattgatcatccttgagatgtttctacaacttgattagagtccacctgtggtaaattcaattgattgggcatgatttggaaaggcacacacctgtctatataaggtcccacagttgacagtgcatgtcagaaaaaaacaagccatgatgccgaaggaattgtccgtagagttccgagacaggattgtgtcgaggcacagatctggggaagggtaccaaaaaattctgcagcattgaacgtccccaagaacacagtggcctccattattaaatggaagaagtttgaaaccaccaagactcttcctagagctggccgcccggccaaactgagcaattgggaatgaagggccttggtcagggaggtgatcaagaacctgatcactctgacagagctctagtgttcctctgtggagatgggacaaccatctctgcagcactccactaatcaggtctttatggtagagtggccagatggaagccactccttagtaaaaggcacatgacagcctgcttggagttcgCCAAAAATGTActtaaagactcagaccatgagaaacaatctctggtctgatgaaaccaagatttaactctttggcctaatggccaagcgttacgtctgaaagaaacctggcaccatccctaaggtgaagcatggtgatgatggcagcatcatgctatggggaagTTTTTCAGCCACAGGGACTGGacgactagtcaggattgaggcaaagatgaacgaacagagatcattgatgaaaacctgatccagagcgctcaggacctcagactggggtgaaagttcacctcccaacaggacaacaaccctaagcacacagccaagacaacgcaggaggggctttgggacaagtctcagaatggcctttagtggcccagccagagcctgtacttagacccgatcgaacatctctagagacctgaaaatagctgtgcagcaatgctcctcatccaacatgacagagcttgaggatctgcagagaagattgggagaaactcctcaagtacagatgtgccaagcttgtagcatcatacccaagaagatgcaATGctctaatcactgccaaagggtctgaatacttgtgtaaatgtgctatttttgtttttaattcattagcaaaaatgtcttaacctgtttttacttagtcattatggggtattgtgtgtggatttgaggaaggaaaaacatacattttagaataaggatataacataacaaactgtggaaaaggtcaaggggtctgaactatttttgaaggcactgtacatctgtcAGATCCATACAGGGTCCATGTATCTGCCCAACCAACAGGCGTACTACACGTGTTAATAGTATACAGtcatagagctcgccagcttgtcGTCCTAAAACCTGAAATTAGTTACCTTTtgttcgttcagccattcctatggggGAAATTAATGGAGAAATATAATGGAGTTTTGGGATAAACGCTGAAAACAAGGTTCACACAGGTGTAGATCTTTTGCGTTTTGTTCTATgggataatatcagtcagttaacatgacctttatgaattatgaagtcTATATACTTTTTTTGATTGCATAAATGTTCCAAAATCCAttgttagctgatgaagattctcatagaacaaaacatataagATCCCCTACGCCTGTGTGAACCATGTTTTCAGCGTTTATCCCAAAACTCTGTTCTATTGCTCAATTAATTTCCCTCATAGGAATGGCTGAATGAACCAGAAGTAACTaatttaccacagaccttatttttgcATTTTATCCAAAaatccccccccaaaatgtaatttCACCATAGGCTTTGGCTAACAAGCAATGGTAGAGTTCAGTGCCAACAAAAATCTGtcattactattgctctctattgGTTAAAAGCGTAGAGTGAAATAGTAATGCCGTCTTTTTGTCTGCACTAACTCCGCCATGGTTCCACCCTATTCTTTCCCTATTCATTTTCCCCATAgagcagtcaaacagggaaatggttccaatatatttttcaccattcattttccccatagagcagtcaaacagggaaatggttccaatatatttttcaccattcatttttcccatagggaatttcagaaacacttaaaataagggctgtgttttgtgtagactTACActggcatgacgttttgataaccatgtaactCTTTCTCGGACAAAGTGATTTAGgggaaaaaaacgagctccgactgggggCGGGAACGATtaaacggtcatccaacttgaaATTCCAACCCGGgtactcgggcctctttctagaactccgactttccgacctgaagattcactgacgtcatgatttgttcaaatttttctgagttcccagttatTTGCATTGTAGGATCTATAGGGATGGCTGAACCAGAGGTAACTAATTTCTGGGTTTTAGGACTACAACATAGATGTTCTCATTGTTATATCTGTGACTACAAGATGTCGAGCTCTATGTCGAAAGATGGTGTTTAGATGGAAAATAAATATGGCTAGATCGTGTACACATACGAACGGAACTTCTTAATttgcattgtaggattttaaccAACCCTACCCCAAACCATTTTCCTAACCATAACCAAATTCTCCTAACCtactacgttaattatcctaacctgctgcgtaagttctcctaacctgccatgaAAAGTAAATTCTGTCCGTAGCTGTATACCATCTAGTCTTGACCGGTTAAAAGGCCTGGTGACTGGTTGAACCACAGCTAGAACTACGTTGGGTTGAACAGGTGGTTTGGAAAGCTGAATTATTTAGCACTAGAGGTAATTGTCACATAagcaaatacactgaacaaaaatatacatttaacatgcaacaatttctacgaTTTTACTGAAtttcagttcatataaggaaatcagtcaattgaaagaaattcattaggccctaatcgatggatttcacatgactggaaatacagatatgggacattttcagcttccaggaattgtgtacagagccttgcgacatggggctacgcattatcatgctgaaacatgaggtgatggtggcagatgaatggcacgacaatgggcctcaggatctcgtcacggtatctctgtgcattcaaattgccatcgataaaatgcatttgtgtttggtgtccatagcttatgcctgcccataccataacccaattccgccaccaccatggggcactctgttcacaacgttgatatcagcaaaccgGTCGCCCACGCAAccccatacacgctgtctgccgtctgcccatctgcccggtacagttgaaaccacaCTTCTCTAGCGTGCTAGTGGCCATCGAagatgagcatttgcccactgaagtcggttacgacgacGAACGCAGACAGGTCAAGAtcctggtgaggatgatgagcaTGCAGATTAGCTTCCCTGAGATTGTTTCTgagagtttgtgcagaaattctttggttgtgtaaacccagtttcatcagctgtccgggtggctggtcacagaccatcccgcaggtgaagaagccggatgtggaggccctgggctggcgtggttacatgtggtctgtggttgtgaggccggttggacgtacagcTATATTTTCAAAAACTAAGTTGGATGCggcttatggttgagaaattaacattcaattctctggcaacagctctggtgtacattcctgcagtcagcatgtcaattgcacgctccctcaaaacatgagacatctgtggcattgggttgtatgaccaaactgcacattttagaatggccttttattgtccccagcacaaagtgcacctgtttaatcagctacttgattatgccacacctgtcaggtggattgattatcttggaaaaggataAAGGCTCACTAACATtgatgtaaacatatttgtgcaatttctttttgataaataagctttttgtgagtctgtacatttctgggatattttgtttcagctcatgaaacatgggaccaacatttttaGCTTTATTTTGTTaaattaacatttatttaactaggcaagtcagttaagaacaaaccaaaccctaaaccggatgacgctgggccaattgtgtgccgccctgtgggactcccaatcacggccggttgtgatatagcctggaatcaaaccagggtttgtagtgacgcctctagcactgaaatgcagtgtcttattagactgctgcgccacttatttttgttcagtataattaacATCGTTGAATGTTTGATTTACTAGCATTTAATGATGGGAGCAGTCAAGCAAGTTACCAAAtctcaaaaaatattttagaacAACTTTCATGGACACTGACAGCAGAGGCTCTGTTTTTGAGCCAATGAAAATGCCTGACGTCAGTTGCCACCCAAGTTATTTTCTAATCACGTTCgctctcttgtctgtctgtcaaagTCGGTTGGTAAAATTCTAAACACGAGCCTGTTTTAAGACGACGATTTTGATAAATTAATGAACTTATAATTGAAGACTattttaaatacaaatatatCCATCTATTCAGGTAGTTATCAAATGTTTAATTGAGACAATTGTAAGGGTGGTGACTTTTCAGTCAGTGAATTATTGGAAAAGTTTCTGGCTACAGTAACTAACTTTAACTAGCTAACatctgctagctaacattaccgcATATTTGTACGTTTACTCTTTTTAAGTTGACCAAATAGTACAATTTCAAAAAGCTATTTAGTTGGATAGCTAGCTATATTCCACATTTCAGTAAGATTAAGTGTAGCTCGTTaactgtatttttatttaactcggcaagtcggttaataagaacaaattcttatttacaatgacggcctaggaacagtgggttaggttaattgccttgttcaacagatgttttaccttgccagctcggggattcgatctcgcAGCCTTTCGgtttctggcccaacgctctaaccactaggctgcccgcaGTGTGAAGTGAGTTGACATATAGTAGCTGGAGTGTAACGTTAGCGCAGTTTAGATTAAGACGCGCGAGCTGGATTGATCGATCAGAGCGGGAAAAGTATCTTGCTAGTTAGCCAGAGATCAGCCCATTGATTTAGCTAAGGTTATAGACCCCGgtaacagacagatagatagctaTGTTGAACATGAAAGTAAGTGTTCTTGTTCTAAGCTGACATTAAGCATGTGTTTCTCTCAACAGGATGTCGATGTCGGTGGCATGTAAAACCATTAATGTGTCACCTGCTTGTAAAACCATTCATGTGTCACCTGCATTGGGGCAGTACAACCCAGATTCTGTCGAGGTGATCATGAGCCAAAACGTGTGTGTTCCAAATGATCAAAGCCAGATTTTGGGCACTGAGCTCAACCTGATGGAGATGACAGAAGTGGAGTACACCCACCTTCAGCACATAATCCAGTCACACATGGAGGCACAAGCAGCTGGTCCAGAGGGATCAGGAGATGCCCGGTTCAACACTACCGTATTCACCGTGGAAAACTCTGCACCCCAACCTACAAACTGCGAAGCAGAATACCCAGCCAAGTCTCCCCCGAACACTCCTCCTGATGCTATGTCAACTTCAACTGATGAGCAGCAGTACATTCTCGGCGGCTCAAACCAGGGTGGACAGGTTGACATCAAGGAAATTAAAATGGTATTGGTCAGTGACGGGAACGTTATACCTGGAGAACGGACCCCCACCACTTGCGGTGAAGTCCCCGGCTCCGTGTTGGCTAAAATCAGGAGTGCAGTGGATGCGACCCAAGAACGTGGCTTGGAAGCATACAACAACGGTAGCACACAGCTATTGTCCAGGCCCAACCCACCCGCCCGAGTTCGCTTGGAGAAGAGGTTCAACTGCACCCCCTTTGACATCCCCAGACAACAGGATGTGCAATCAGCAGCTCTTAGCAAGTACGTTTTATCCCTACATTTTGAGTGACGATAATGTAGGCCTATACTAGCCATACTTTGTTTACAGCTGTAAATTCTCTACTACACTACTAAAAACACATTGTCATAGAAGTACTGAGTTACTCAACATTTGTCTTTCTTTTACAGTTTTTTGACAATGCTTCATCAATCTAATGAGGCGCAAGAAGCAGCAATGCATTCACAACCACAGAAGTGGGTGAGGTCAGATCGGggcaaccctattgagctgtcaTACCCATATGGAAGCATGTTCAACCCCATCGCTGGCGCCCGTCAAGTATGAGCAACAAACTACTGATGTAACTAAATCataaaaatgtaattgttttatATTGTTACAAGGAagggattcagtgctatgttttGACAAGTCTTCTATTCTTAGGGATTTGGGAATGTCCCTCATATGCTTGACCCCAATAAGCATCAAGGGTTGATCATTCCAAAGAACTTCACATTCAGCTATCGGCAAGACAAGATGCCTGACAAAGTTCCATGCGTCAACAGCCCCAACCCAACAGAGGAGAAAGTTTGGGTGAAGGTGGAAGGTATGTATGTTCACTGTTCAGCTTGATTTGGAGGGCACTCATAACAAAACTTAATGTACAGTCTTTCTCCAGCTTATTTTGTACATGTATTGTAGTATTGCTGAACATAACATCcaactctttttttttgttgttgtaactcTTAACACCCTCTTTATCTCTTTCAGATGATGCTGTGGCGAAGCCTGCTAAACGCGGTAGGACCCGTGGAACGTGTGCTGTCAAGACCTCTGGCGTTGTCACAGACTCAGTGGAGGGAAGAGCAACTGGAGGAGCAGGCGCAAAAAAGAGAGGAGGGCCACCAGTGGAAAGTAGCCagcgcagagagagacacaacagcAAGGAGCGGGACCGCAGGTAATCAGACCTACACTTGTGCTTACACTTGTTAGGTTTTAGTTATCAGAGTAAGAACTTGACGGACACTACTATGAAAGCTTAGACCAGGTTTATTCTTCCCAAAGAATCGAACAGCTGAATCAACAAAAAACATGTTTACAATAGTGGTGGTATATGTACCCCACTTTGGGTGGAGTCTCCTCCTTCTCGCTAAACATAGTTTCCTGCCTAGCAATAAAGATACAAAGTGATACAGGCAATAAATGGTTCCTCTTCCCTTAATCTTACCTGACCTCGACCTCTTATCCACAGCTCCCTCCCTTTATCAGTACTGCCACATGCGATTGTTTTCCCTGCACTCATCACATTCTAAGCTTAATTGCACCCACCATAacccttcctcctacagataaccattaactccTGGGTTAGACCCTCGTCTATGGCACCCCTCATGTCTCTAGCATAACTAATGATTAATAATATTCAACGTTTTTAGAAATCTGAACCCATCACACTTATACTCAGACACACAAACTGTTGCTTGTTTTACTCTCTTGGGCACGTTATTACTTTTGCTCATTAGCATTCACACTTTTACATGGTACATTTgtcaaaaagggcttcacagcaCAGCAAACCATACCTAAACCataaaagaaaaaaaacacactgacactgacacctCAAACAGAAGCTCCTGTCAGTGACACCTTTTACTCTAGGAGGAGGATCCGCTTCTGCTGTGATGAGCTGAATGTGCTGGCGCCATTCTGTAACCACGAGACGGACAAAGCCACCACCCTGCAATGGACCACCGCCTTCCTCAAGTACGTCAGAGAGGTGTACGGGGACTCCATCAAACAGGTGAGTGCCTGATCTAAGTTGATAGTCCCTACGTGGCTATGACCTCACCAACAGACATAttgcaatgttgtgctgctgtaGTGTCCTGATGCACAGGTATTCCTAAAGTGGTGACTGACTCTGCCCTCTTCCTCAGGAGTTCCAGGGCACGTTCTGTGGCAAGACTGGCCAGCGGCTCAAGCCCAGCAGTGCCTCAGGCCAGGTCATGGTCCGCCAGGAGACAGCAGAGCCATCTAGCACCCTACAGGCATCGGAGCAGTAAATACACACACCTATTTAATAATTATtctatttattaatttattttaccCTCAAGAGTAGCTGTGATCCATCGGGTTTGGCTTTGGAATGTTAGCTATCACGAAAGCATCAGGTATTGCCAGAGGGACAGACATCCATTTGATAGTTTTTTTCGGGGGAGAAAGGGGATTTTGGTGTTCTGTTTATTGCTTTATTTCTCCTCTGTGATTATTATCCCCCTTGACAGAGCATGTACTCCAACATGTAATTTTCCGTCTTGATCTATTTGGGCACAGTTTTTGTATCAAGAGATttcataaatgtttatttttgctTAAAAGTGTTCCAAGTTCGACTAATATTTGAAACGAGCTTCCCTTCCAAACCTCATGATTGACAATAATTAAAATGGGTGAAGGTTTTAAGTTTGACCATGGAAGTAACATTCCAACGTGGTTTTGAGGGTCTTGATTGTACAATGCAAGTTTAACTGCACTCCAGGACTCCTATGGATCAGGTTAGTGTGTATGATGAGGAAGGAGAGATGTTTTTTTATACAACTTTACATAATTGTGATTCTTTGAGCCAACAAacctttttattaaaaaaatgctTTACTGAAAGTCATGCACAGGAGGCACTGTTTCTCTAGGATAGGAGTTGAACATGATCTACTGACTAGATTTCAGTTTAGTTAACAGATGTAATATAGTTCCATTTTTAATCATACGTGCATCTTTATCTGCAATTGTAATTTGAATGTGTTTTATACAGTGTTTTTTGGTACTTGTGGCAACAGTAAACCACATTAACAACAAATGCAGCCTTCTAAATGTATATTGTTCAGTGTTGCTCCACTCTGTATATACAACTCTGGAAAAAGTTCAGTTTCCGTGACAGTTTTTCATATTACCTTAATATTAGATATTTAAAATAAATGTGACTTAATGTACTTGCCTTTGTGTTTATCTCCTGATTGTTTGATTGCATAAACATTCAGTTGGTTAACTTGATATGTAGAAAAGAGTAATGTTTTACTGAAAAGTGGCTTTATTTGTTATTTCTTACAACATGGTGCTGTAGCAACTTACTGTACAtacaacagtcacccacaaatAATAAATAGTATTTAAAGTCATGTATATTTAATAGTTACAGCACCGGTACAAAGTGGATGTGGTCATtgcaaaataaaaaaagaaagcaCAAATCGTTAATGAGTTATTCTACAATTACAATTTCTGATGCatccacatttttttattttcaaaactTAATGGAAGAGATTTTTAAATCAAACATGTAATCATGAAATGTGAAAAAAGGAAAAGGGCAACAAATAAACTTGACAACATAAAAAAAACTAGTCTAGCAAGAGTTGAAAAATAACGTGGTTGCATCAATATACAAAATCGGGGCACATAGGTTTCTTCATTGCCTGTTACAGTACACCCAAAGCTCCATGGCAGAGACTTCATTTTGCTCACTGGCACATATCTTCTTATTTTACATTTTGTAAGCTTGTCCTGTGAGGGAACACTCAGGTCTAAGCAGAAAGGACCTTGACACATTCACTGCAAGGACAATCACAGTTTTAGTGTTAGAGAGTTATCTTCCAGACAGGGGGTGAAACaactaaaatacatatttttacaCAAATGTTTTTGAAAATAATGGCCTATAAGCACTTTTCCAGTAAagttatttttcagtttttttgttaaattGTAATTTACTTTCAATGGTATTTGACACGATTGCATGTGTTCTCTAGTGCTCTTGTGAAACGTTTAATCAGCTTTGTCCACTTCATAGATGGATGGATTCTAGATTTTTGTCTTTGTTTCGTCTCTGTTTTCCCAAACTGCTCTTTTCCTTTTGGGATGTCCTCTTCCTCTCAAAATAAATCTCACATCTGTTGTTACTGTTCCCGTCTTGTTTTAAATACATTCAAGAGGAAACTGTGACttgtcttctctccttctcttcctctttttcaCCTCCCGGGGGGGCTAGTTCCGGGATGAGGGAAGTAATGTTTAATGGTTCTTGGGATTGGAGGTTTTCCCATGGACATTTGCCCCCTGGCAGGCGGTAGTGTCACAGATTCCTGGGGAGCCCGAGTGCCCAGTCCTTCCTGTCCTACCTGCCTCTCCAGGCTCACCTGGATCTCCTGGGGATCCGTCACGCCCGTCTTTGACGATTCCAAGCACTCCTGGGATACCTACGGGCACAATGTAGGGAATGAGCCAAGTTTCCCAACAGGGATACATTGATTTAAACAGGGAAACCGGCACTACTCTCTCCAATATAGGTTCAGGTGTCCCACAAAAGGGTTTATACACAGGCAGAGACAGTATACTAATGCAACTCCCCAAACCACTCACTGTGAATGCACAGTGTATAAACTGTCATACCTTGGTATCCTTGGTCTCCAATGGGCCCTTCGATGGCCTTTCCAATGGGACCCTTGTCACCCTGTTCACCAAGATCACCTGTTGAAGAGACAGAAAACAAATGTTACTATAAGAAGGTAATCTATTGGCGCTACAAATTGCAATAGGCCCAACATAGAGATGGTCACACTTGTCTGTACACTTCTTatgagatatacagtatgttttatgCTGCAAAGTTGCTCTGTGATGATCAGAAAGGCAGACATTTTGAGTATGT
This window of the Oncorhynchus clarkii lewisi isolate Uvic-CL-2024 chromosome 16, UVic_Ocla_1.0, whole genome shotgun sequence genome carries:
- the LOC139368775 gene encoding transcription factor-like 5 protein; translation: MSMSVACKTINVSPACKTIHVSPALGQYNPDSVEVIMSQNVCVPNDQSQILGTELNLMEMTEVEYTHLQHIIQSHMEAQAAGPEGSGDARFNTTVFTVENSAPQPTNCEAEYPAKSPPNTPPDAMSTSTDEQQYILGGSNQGGQVDIKEIKMVLVSDGNVIPGERTPTTCGEVPGSVLAKIRSAVDATQERGLEAYNNGSTQLLSRPNPPARVRLEKRFNCTPFDIPRQQDVQSAALSNFLTMLHQSNEAQEAAMHSQPQKWVRSDRGNPIELSYPYGSMFNPIAGARQGFGNVPHMLDPNKHQGLIIPKNFTFSYRQDKMPDKVPCVNSPNPTEEKVWVKVEDDAVAKPAKRGRTRGTCAVKTSGVVTDSVEGRATGGAGAKKRGGPPVESSQRRERHNSKERDRRRRIRFCCDELNVLAPFCNHETDKATTLQWTTAFLKYVREVYGDSIKQEFQGTFCGKTGQRLKPSSASGQVMVRQETAEPSSTLQASEQ